The following are encoded together in the Flavobacterium sp. TR2 genome:
- a CDS encoding DUF5687 family protein has product MIKKFIYLEWKAFIRSASFGKNLTMKIIIGFLMIYFSLIFIGMGVGAFYVLKEMKLEPLQTVNKFLIYYFLSDLMIRLLLQSIPVLNIKPLLVLPFKKTTIVHFSLGKTVLSFFNWIHALFFIPFSVVLILNGYDVVEIIFWHLGVMSIIYINNFLNIILSNIDKLFGLFLILIVVLGGAQYYQLFDIKLFTAPFFQSFYDIDGLFLIPILVLIGLHIFTFKYFEKNLYLDAGLSEKQDEASTENLTWLNQFGTLGTFLKNDIKLIKRNKRSKTTIVMSVIFLFYGLIFFGNAHQPPAMQIFAGIFVSGGFLFVFGQFVPSWDSSYYQLMMTQNIPYRGYITAKWWLIVIVTFISTILASFYLFYGWEVYLTIVVGAIYNIGVNSHLVLLGGAFTKTPIDLSNAGGAFGDKKAFNVNSMLLSLPKIFLPLLLYWLGLRFADKTVALSLVAGVGVLGFIFKEKVFSLIEKRYKIEKYSTISAYKQKG; this is encoded by the coding sequence ATGATTAAGAAGTTTATTTATCTTGAATGGAAGGCTTTTATTAGATCGGCATCTTTTGGTAAAAACCTGACAATGAAAATAATAATAGGTTTTTTGATGATCTATTTTTCATTAATTTTTATCGGTATGGGAGTTGGGGCATTTTATGTGCTCAAGGAAATGAAATTGGAGCCATTGCAAACCGTCAACAAATTTCTGATTTATTATTTCTTATCTGATTTAATGATTCGATTGTTATTGCAGTCAATACCGGTTTTGAATATTAAGCCATTGCTTGTTCTTCCTTTTAAAAAAACAACGATTGTTCATTTTTCTTTAGGCAAAACGGTTTTATCTTTCTTTAACTGGATACACGCCTTGTTTTTTATCCCGTTTTCAGTCGTGCTAATTTTGAATGGATATGATGTTGTAGAAATCATTTTCTGGCATTTGGGAGTAATGTCTATCATTTACATCAATAATTTTCTGAATATTATTTTAAGCAATATTGACAAACTGTTTGGCCTTTTCTTAATATTGATTGTAGTTTTGGGAGGAGCACAATATTATCAGTTATTTGATATTAAATTATTTACGGCCCCATTTTTTCAAAGTTTTTACGATATAGATGGATTATTTTTAATTCCCATTCTAGTATTAATTGGGCTGCATATTTTTACGTTTAAATATTTCGAAAAAAACTTATATCTCGATGCAGGGCTTTCTGAAAAACAGGATGAGGCCTCTACAGAAAATCTTACATGGTTAAATCAATTTGGGACTTTGGGGACTTTTCTTAAGAATGACATCAAGCTTATCAAAAGAAATAAAAGATCAAAAACAACTATTGTTATGAGTGTGATCTTTTTATTCTACGGATTGATTTTTTTCGGAAATGCGCACCAGCCGCCAGCCATGCAGATTTTTGCCGGCATATTTGTTTCAGGAGGATTTCTATTTGTTTTTGGGCAGTTTGTGCCAAGTTGGGACAGTTCGTACTACCAATTAATGATGACACAAAATATCCCGTACAGAGGTTACATCACCGCAAAATGGTGGCTTATCGTAATTGTTACTTTTATATCTACAATTCTGGCTTCTTTTTATCTTTTTTATGGATGGGAAGTTTATCTGACTATTGTAGTTGGAGCAATTTATAACATCGGAGTTAATTCTCATTTGGTGCTTTTGGGAGGCGCTTTTACTAAGACACCAATTGATTTGAGTAATGCTGGAGGCGCTTTTGGAGACAAAAAAGCTTTCAACGTAAATTCGATGCTTTTGTCTTTGCCAAAAATATTTCTGCCTTTATTATTGTATTGGCTTGGACTTCGTTTTGCAGATAAAACGGTAGCATTAAGTTTGGTTGC